A single Anopheles maculipalpis chromosome 3RL, idAnoMacuDA_375_x, whole genome shotgun sequence DNA region contains:
- the LOC126563311 gene encoding LITAF domain-containing protein-like, which translates to MTKDGPPPYGFVPPPSAPPSYAQAVGGVPPSSPFTPQQPVLTGAQIVTTVVPIGPQSTHMICPSCHSEVNTKTTTSPGMIAYVSGFLIALFGCWLGCCLIPCCIDECMDVHHTCPHCKAYLGRHRR; encoded by the exons ATGACTAAAGATGGACCACCACCGTACGGGTTCGTGCCACCGCCATCCGCACCACCGAGCTATGCGCAGGCTGTGGGAGGTGTGCCCCCGTCCAGCCCGTTCACACCACAGCAACCGGTACTGACCGGGGCCCAGATTGTGACCACAGTCGTACCGATTGGGCCACAATCGACGCATATGATATGCCCCAGTTGCCATTCGGAAGTTAACACCAAGACGACGACATCGCCGGGAATGATCGCTTACGTGTCCGGTTTCCTGATCGCACTGTTCGG ATGCTGGTTGGGATGTTGCCTAATACCGTGCTGCATTGACGAATGTATGGATGTACATCATACGTGCCCACACTGTAAAGCGTATCTGGGACGACACAGGCGATAA
- the LOC126563117 gene encoding eukaryotic translation elongation factor 1 epsilon-1: MCSVDNTKRIASFLKVPLGKVGYNSEKILTRTKSAQEPSISGFSSIIQSLVRESEKPSVRQTHSDIETECQILQWLDYAVLFVAPSNKDKHTAKSLLEELNFYLQSRSYLVNDTLSVADVVVYHTIHETMANLQPLEKESFLNVSRWFRHLQQLEEVRQGKILLNFSTLQLLEWATGTHT, encoded by the exons ATGTGCAGCGTTGATAATACCAAACGTATTGCATCCTTTCTGAAGGTGCCACTTGGTAAAGTGGGTTACAATTCCGAAAAA ATCCTAACCAGAACCAAATCTGCCCAAGAACCGAGCATTTCCGGATTTTCATCCATCATTCAATCGTTGGTAAGAGAATCGGAAAAACCCTCAGTACGACAGACTCATTCGGACATCGAAACAGAATGCCAAATACTGCAATGGCTCGATTATGCCGTCCTGTTTGTGGCTCCATCTAACAAGGATAAACACACCGCCAAGAGTCTCCTGGAA GAACTTAACTTTTACCTGCAAAGCCGTTCCTATCTGGTAAACGATACGCTCAGCGTGGCGGATGTTGTGGTTTACCACACGATTCACGAAACTATG GCAAATCTTCAACCACTGGAGAAAGAAAGCTTCCTGAATGTGTCGCGCTGGTTTCGTCATCTTCAGCAATTGGAAGAAGTTCGTCAAGGTAAAATTCTTCTCAACTTTTCCACGCTACAGTTATTGGAATGGGCCACCGGTACTCACACGtaa
- the LOC126563645 gene encoding protein trapped in endoderm-1-like, which yields MSNYSVGNRSDAFSTEADGVFCSTEISIVAASSATLIAALGTIGNVTTLLALGRNRAVRQRRRQPTTAFVMSLATADLLFCVAVMPLMALRYGRRRWPFISNSLWCRLFPVALYGTVATSVLSLVALTVNRYVLIVHPSWYGSIYRTAGMVPLQLAVCWAIPYGLMALPLFELWGRLGFDRRTFSCTVLPSITSTGKFSASPKKFIFIVGFALPFCAIVLCYTAIISAVRRQRRNMQRYTVKSSISATTTPGSIAAAASNDDDERHLTRTTAAIFGCFMICFLPLTIANVLLEDAESTGEAGDIHVLASILTWHSAVLNPFIYALGSRHYRNAYWAVLRCSDCKSTETQRRITFHRHQSAMMTPGVTKSTKIGNCAADNTGSGTQNNSDV from the exons ATGAGCAACTACTCGGTCGGAAATCGCAGCGATGCATTCTCCACAGAAGCGGATGGAGTATTCTGCTCCACTGAAATATCGATCGTGGCTGCATCGAGCGCTACATTAATTGCTGCACTTGGAACaatcg GAAATGTGACGACGTTACTAGCACTAGGCCGTAACCGTGCCGTGCGCCAACGACGGCGGCAACCAACAACCGCCTTCGTTATGTCGCTCGCTACCGcagatttattgttttgtgtagcCGTTATGCCGCTCATGGCACTTCGGTACGGTCGACGAAGATGGCCCTTCATTTCCAACAGCTTGTGGTGCAGACTGTTCCCGGTGGCACTGTACGGTACGGTAGCCACATCCGTGTTGAGCTTGGTGGCACTTACCGTCAATCGGTATGTACTGATCGTACATCCGAGTTGGTATGGATCGATCTATCGAACGGCCGGTATGGTCCCGCTTCAGTTGGCCGTTTGTTGGGCCATCCCGTATGGTTTAATG GCTCTGCCACTATTTGAATTGTGGGGACGTCTAGGGTTTGATCGTCGTACATTCTCCTGCACAGTTTTACCTTCAATCACATCAACGGGCAAATTTTCCGCCAGTCCTAAGAAATTCATCTTCATCGTTGGATTTGCACTGCCATTCTGTGCTATTGTGCTGTGCTACACTGCCATCATCAGTGCAGTTCGACGGCAGCGACGGAACATGCAAAGATATACGGTGAAAAGTTCAATTTCGGCTACCACTACGCCCGGCAGTATTGCTGCCGCGGCCagcaatgatgatgacgagAGGCATCTTACAAGAACAACGGCTGCTATATTCGGATGTTTCATGATCTGCTTTCTGCCGCTTACGATCGCCAACGTGCTGTTGGAAGACGCTGAGTCTACTGGAGAGGCTGGTGATATTCATGTGCTGGCATCGATTTTGACATGGCATTCGGCCGTACTTAATCCCTTCATTTATGCGCTGGGTAGTCGACACTATCG TAATGCTTACTGGGCCGTTCTTCGGTGTTCTGATTGCAAAAGCACAGAAACCCAGCGAAGGATTACCTTCCACCGGCATCAATCGGCCATGATGACTCCAGGCGTAACGAAATCTACTAAAATCGGAAATTGTGCAGCTGATAATACGGGGAGTGGAACCCAAAATAATTCGGATGTATGA
- the LOC126560775 gene encoding uncharacterized protein LOC126560775: MANKASTDGVDFQRQLLSYIVGLVHDKYEYSIMYEGNDQIYGAMDDVILKINPNANAEDSVNRGGLYFFQAKQKQDVTYTRSIQDLLHDKKDNIEKYITTYSMYKKSLARKLDGMPTKMIYWTSNDFHQTTKEFLEQYATTEPHLALTIESISKYSIKHWKALFMFDIAQNLACHAGSSKKKIDPKPFNYLNGSIAKALAHEILVPVEESTLTENQEATPKVKFRAAFLQDAPSLSENAKQFRKSFNIACKMLYTNPNNPTFDINSLSSKTFSTNAFSVGTTNTSPEPFSFAYKGLEEEELDWFFEHFVFYVKIPKGERMIKAIQDLLNDRFNREMFEKYLVTEPQRLQTLAEKDKNLQQPDGFLSKSYVQSVMDMIELKRKLTVQPPKGIIFKKENIEQLEDKIISFFAANSNCRSLVVVSTSMVEWTAARIREKFEQSLVVSNGPDFQQLVEALNAIQYVPFGGCLINGEVKYIILLDLPDIDDCSRRIVQQLAGVKVIEIVRIAANNLCTVLIDEIELGDVEVDPEQVEIKHVAIDEKKIVIAKYLKANIIDSVKKIEELSTLTDIIVKSEVYKPDEEHYIKRNFIAAGGEIITERESLLTSAVSIICGTSGHGKTMELLQITELTQTSDGIVCLYLRANTIAKSIIQASNVSSRDGFDLLLKLLNITPDTENEVVLAIVKQCLEQMQTVCLLVDGFDEIVEKYEEIVVKFLQKMLQYGNCRLVIATRDESVPVLKKAFKKASFYTLASFSYETYFRQLWLSDPNELTPDLEQNVEIFLTKFDQLLKGAGWKSFLEVPQLCKIMGTIYHDRIRKPNIQWHTNYEVGSIYDTFVESKLENTLRGRFDEMDKLHVWASELIRKEYYMKHAQLAYELEYNCYSDLKYCEQLQRFGLMMIQYDSSRSVNFMHRTVMDYFLVRYCLLEDIGKEEFHYFLKRYFCVSRANIADKFIDFFMHDTDYLSANKKEIIRSYLYSGILPMCIRMALNNATFNTLRLLLLVAPKELLTQLCFRFGASSSLQGKKLNTNNSNDINLKRLGEKQTILLLETLKACDDEYADDYDQEIEYHSILQRMLFEANPDEEDTLEVAIRKPFPEVFDWVVAYCTAHYTPETKRYLIDRMPRYARAMIRHCYAENKEQIIDKLLALCQDTFPIESVRQCLHSFDLLEELIVSIEIVSQGKVFKEDDRLDLTQKILSLLERYGCQETLAAMKQKSKEKVESLQNESIKSMLKQWMEVG, encoded by the coding sequence ATGGCCAATAAAGCATCAACGGATGGAGTTGATTTTCAACGGCAGCTTCTATCCTACATAGTTGGACTGGTACACGATAAATATGAATACTCCATAATGTACGAAGGAAATGATCAAATCTACGGTGCTATGGATGATGTGATTCTGAAAATCAACCCCAATGCCAATGCCGAGGACAGCGTGAACAGAGGAGGTCTCTACTTTTTCCAAGCGAAACAGAAACAGGATGTAACATATACGAGATCCATTCAGGATTTACTGCACGACAAAAAAGATAATATAGAGAAGTACATTACGACCTACAGCATGTATAAAAAATCGCTCGCTCGCAAGCTGGACGGTATGCCTACGAAGATGATTTATTGGACATCGAATGATTTTCACCAAACTACCAAAGAATTTCTCGAACAATACGCCACTACTGAGCCACATCTCGCTCTTACGATAGAAAGTATCAGCAAGTACTCGATAAAACATTGGAAAGCTCTCTTTATGTTCGATATTGCACAAAACCTAGCTTGTCACGCCGGTTCGTCCAAGAAAAAGATTGATCCAAAGCCATTCAATTATCTGAACGGATCGATAGCAAAAGCGCTAGCTCACGAAATTCTTGTACCAGTGGAAGAATCGACACTTACGGAAAACCAGGAAGCGACTCCGAAAGTAAAATTTCGGGCAGCATTCCTACAAGACGCTCCAAGCCTCTCCGAGAATGCAAAACAATTCCGAAAAAGTTTTAACATCGCTTGCAAAATGCTCTACACAAATCCCAACAATCCAACGTTTGATATCAATAGTTTAAGCTCAAAAACGTTTTCCACCAATGCGTTCAGCGTGGGAACGACCAATACCAGCCCTGAGCCGTTCAGTTTCGCATACAAAGGGTTGGAAGAGGAGGAACTGGATTGGTTCTTCGAACATTTCGTTTTTTACGTTAAAATACCCAAAGGCGAACGAATGATTAAAGCGATACAGGATTTATTAAACGATCGATTCAACagggaaatgtttgaaaaatatttagtAACGGAACCACAGAGGCTTCAAACATTAGccgaaaaggataaaaatcTGCAACAGCCGGACGGTTTCCTCTCCAAGTCATACGTACAGTCGGTAATGGATATGATTGAGCTTAAACGCAAACTTACCGTTCAGCCGCCGaaaggaataattttcaaaaaggaGAATATCGAACAACTTGAAGACAAGATTAtatctttttttgctgcaaactCCAATTGCCGCTCGTTGGTGGTAGTTTCCACATCGATGGTAGAATGGACAGCAGCACGAATAAGGGAAAAATTCGAACAATCGTTAGTCGTAAGCAATGGTCCAGATTTTCAGCAACTGGTAGAAGCATTAAACGCTATCCAATATGTACCGTTCGGAGGGTGCCTAATTAACGGAGAGGTAAAATATATCATACTGTTGGATCTACCGGATATAGATGATTGTTCGAGAAGAATCGTGCAACAGCTAGCAGGTGTGAAGGTCATAGAAATAGTACGTATTGCTGCTAATAATTTATGTACAGTTTTAATAGATGAAATAGAACTCGGTGACGTAGAAGTAGATCCCGAACAGGTTGAAATCAAGCACGTCGCTATTGACGAAAAAAAGATAGTTATTGCAAAATACTTAAAAGCTAATATTATTGACAgtgtgaagaaaattgaagaattGAGCACTCTTACCGATATAATAGTAAAGTCGGAAGTCTATAAACCCGACGAGGAACATTACATTAAACGTAATTTTATTGCAGCGGGTGGAGAGATAATTACAGAAAGGGAGTCGCTGCTTACTTCAGCTGTGTCAATTATTTGTGGCACCTCAGGCCATGGGAAAACCATGGAACTGTTACAGATTACCGAACTAACACAAACGAGCGATGGAATAGTATGCCTTTATCTTAGAGCCAATACAATTGCCAAAAGTATTATACAAGCTAGTAATGTATCGTCGAGGGATGGATTTGATTTGCTGTTAAAGCTATTAAATATTACCCCCGATACTGAAAATGAAGTTGTTCTTGCAATAGTTAAACAATGTCTTGAGCAGATGCAAACCGTTTGCCTGCTGGTGGATGGATTTGACGAAATAGTGGAGAAATATGAGGAAATTGTAGTAAAATTTCTCCAGAAGATGTTACAGTACGGAAATTGTCGCTTGGTAATCGCCACCAGGGATGAATCGGTACCGGTTTTGAAAAAGGCCTTCAAGAAAGCTTCCTTCTACACCTTGGCATCGTTTTCGTACGAAACCTATTTCAGACAGTTGTGGCTAAGCGATCCAAACGAGCTTACTCCGGACTTGGAACAAAATGTGGAAATTTTCCTAACCAAGTTTGATCAGCTATTAAAAGGTGCGGGATGGAAATCGTTTCTGGAGGTGCCTCAACTGTGCAAAATTATGGGAACAATATACCATGATCGTATTCGCAAGCCCAACATTCAGTGGCACACGAATTATGAAGTCGGATCGATTTACGATACATTTGTAGAAAGCAAGTTAGAAAACACTTTACGCGGAAGGTTCGACGAAATGGACAAGCTGCACGTATGGGCAAGTGAGTTGATCAGAAAAGAGTACTACATGAAACACGCACAGCTGGCGTATGAACTAGAGTACAACTGCTATAGCGATTTAAAGTACTGCGAACAATTGCAACGTTTTGGACTGATGATGATACAGTACGATTCGTCGAGAAGTGTCAATTTTATGCACCGCACCGTGATGGATTACTTCCTGGTGCGCTATTGTTTGTTGGAAGATATCGGGAAGGAAGAGTTTCACTACTTTTTAAAGcgatatttttgtgtttcgcgAGCAAACATAGCCGATAAGTTTATCGATTTCTTCATGCACGATACGGACTATCTttcggcaaacaaaaaagagatcATCCGCTCATACTTGTACAGCGGCATCCTGCCAATGTGCATTCGAATGGCGTTAAATAATGCCACTTTCAACACCCTAAGATTACTACTGCTGGTTGCGCCCAAAGAGTTATTAACACAGTTATGTTTTCGATTTGGAGCTTCCAGTAGTCTGCAGGGGAAAAAGTTAAACacgaacaacagcaacgacaTTAACCTGAAGCGGCTCGGAGAAAAGCAAACGATCTTGTTGCTAGAGACCCTGAAAGCATGTGATGATGAGTATGCTGATGATTATGATCAGGAAATTGAGTACCACAGCATACTTCAACGCATGTTGTTCGAAGCGAATCCAGACGAGGAAGATACATTGGAGGTTGCGATAAGGAAACCATTCCCAGAAGTTTTTGATTGGGTTGTGGCGTACTGCACGGCGCATTACACTCCGGAAACAAAACGTTATCTAATAGACCGTATGCCAAGATATGCCCGGGCAATGATCAGACACTGTTATGcagaaaataaagaacaaattATTGATAAGTTATTAGCGTTATGTCAGGATACGTTCCCTATTGAAAGTGTCCGACAATGTCTTCACAGCTTCGATTTGCTAGAAGAACTTATTGTGAGCATTGAAATAGTTTCGCAAGGAAAAGTGTTTAAGGAGGATGATCGCTTAGATTTGACACAAAAGATTCTCTCACTCTTGGAACGTTACGGGTGTCAAGAAACTTTGGCGGCTATGAAGCAAAAGTCCAAAGAAAAGGTAGAATCATTACAAAACGAAAGCATTAAATCAATGTTGAAACAATGGATGGAAGTGGGATAA
- the LOC126562690 gene encoding RAB6-interacting golgin, with translation MSKQFVGFSDDDIFKITRQAGGKESAKELSRPHNNRQPKVPPGAVKFVPQPTTANSGDLSTVSCVDSSIYPQHPLQQAVAFKPLPVMMNAPEDESILVLPNASTLGRNPEPSSVACSAPGVAGLRTNLNDVLTPFKGMSLKDFEQQRKMMEEQNRQKRDILHKAIEQHAQKTAAEANKIQEIKSELSKLDSELASDVAILRKQIDAASMHFSNVEKNYLTIENLFLKAKVELHQALEKKEMLTEHLCAIISHNEERKAKRLSELMEKVGISVNDNFDDTINGNSTGATDATTEPDSTQSPHN, from the exons ATGTCCAAACAATTTGTTGGATTTTCTGACGATGATATCTTTAAGATTACCCGGCAGGCCGGTGGTAAAGAATCGG CTAAGGAATTGTCGCGTCCCCACAACAACAGGCAACCAAAAGTACCGCCTGGCGCGGTGAAATTTGTTCCACAACCAACAACGGCAAATAGTGGCGACCTTAGTACAGTCAGCTGCGTCGACTCAAGCATTTATCCTCAGCATCCACTTCAACAAGCTGTTGCCTTTAAACCATTGCCGGTTATGATGAACGCTCCAGAGGACGAATCGATTTTAGTGCTGCCGAATGCATCAACCTTAGGCAGGAATCCGGAACCATCTTCCGTTGCTTGCAGTGCACCGGGTGTGGCTGGTTTGCGGACGAATCTTAACGATGTGCTAACTCCGTTCAAAGGCATGTCGCTGAAGGATTTTGAACAGCAGCGAAAAATGATGGAAGAACAGAATAGGCAAAAGCGAGACATTCTTCATAAAGCGATAGAGCAACA tgctcaaaaaacagcagcagaagcgaACAAAATTCAGGAGATAAAATCAGAACTCAGCAAACTAGACTCCGAGCTGGCATCGGATGTAGCAATTTTACGCAAACAAATCGATGCGGCCAGTATGCACTTCTCCAACGTTGA aaaaaatTATCTTACTATAGAGAACCTTTTCCTGAAAGCCAAGGTAGAACTCCACCAAGCTttggaaaagaaggaaatgctAACCGAACATCTGTGTGCAATCATATCCCACAACGAGGAACGGAAAGCGAAACGTTTGTCCGAGTTGATGGAGAAGGTAGGTATTTCGGTGAACGATAATTTTGATGATACGATCAATGGAAATAGTACCGGTGCAACGGACGCTACGACGGAACCAGACAGCACCCAATCGCCACACAATTAA